The DNA segment ggtagtccaggctgggctcgaactcagagatctgcctgcctctgcctcccgagtgctgggactaaaggtgtgctccaccaccgcccggctgatatgGAATTTTCTACAGAGATCCGCGTTCTAAAATTGACCGTGGTATGGCTGCACGATTGGGAATGACCCAAAACCACTGAGCTACAATAATTTCAAAAGTGATGGCCACGGCCCACAGGCTCTACCTCAGCAAAACTGCTATGTGTATGAATGGCTGGTGACCAGAAGCCACAGTGAGAGGCGCGACAGCATGCAGAAGGCTTGGGGATCAGAAGCGCCATGTTGTCCAGAGGTTGTCCTGCCCATTCTGCCCTACAGCTGAGCCCTACAGACACCGATAGAGACTAGGATAGCAAAATAGTTTTGAATAGAAAACACAAAGAGCTTTGCTTCACACCCAACGTGGGGAACTTATTTAAAGCTAAGGTTACTCAGCCAGCGGGGAATTTGGCAAAAACAGAACTCCAGAACTGGCCTTCTCGAAGGTGCGAATTCAGTACAATTCCAACATCCATATGGAAAAAACGAGCTCTCCACTTACCTCACATCTCACACAAAGGGACCCAGAGATCAGAATGTGAAGAGCACATGCATACCGAGCTCTGGCTTAGGCAGACAAAATCTTAGTAAACCAGACTCAGGCTTGCAATTCGGAACCAAGAGTGCAGCAAAGCCAAGACCAACCTTGGATACATAgaagaccatctcaaaaaacaaaaataaaacctctaGTTGgccataaaaatatgaataaaccGGTCTCGTTGGACATAATAGCTcgtacttcttttttcttttgttttttccagagggtttctccttgtagttctgactgtcctggaacttgttctatagatcaggctggcctcaaactgacaaacatctgcctgcctctgcctcccaagtgctgagattaaaggtgtgtgccaccattgcctgactagaaaatcttttttgttgttgttgtttgttttttgtttttcgagacagggtttctctgtggctttggagcctgtcctggaactagctctgtagaccaggctggtctcgaactcatagagctccgcctgcctctgcctcctgagtgctgggattaaaggtgtgcgccaccatcgcctggcttagaaaatttttttatacatatatttgacAAAGAACTTGTTTGTAAATTAGAGCAGAAACTCTTACACACCCTTTAAAGAAAACTGgataaagggctggagaaatggctctacggttaagagcactggctgctcttgcaaaagacccagATTCAACTCCCAggaccctcatggtggctcacaaccatctttaactccacttccagggcatccaatgccgtgttctgacttctttgggtaccagacatgcagacacacaagtacaacattcatacacacaaaagaaatctaaaaataaaaaggaggcagaaagagcgaCAGGGACACAGGACAAAAACCAACACCATATTGATGAGGGCCAAGCACAGCGCAGACCACCCACATGTAGGACAACAACTTATCAAGAAAGTCAAGAGTACACCCAGGGACACCAGGGACACCTGCAGAGGGGCAGAGATTCCAGAGGAGCAGTGGTGCCGGCACCGAATTCAAATGCATGTGTTACTACAGGGAAGCCACGCCTCAAAACTGGCTTaactggctggagagatgctcaaaggttaagagtgcgcatgctcttgcagagaactcatcTCAGGTCATTCAAtattgcctgtaactctagctccatggTGACTGGATGCCTCTGACTTTTCATGCTAATGTgcacataaccacacagagagacacacagatacacataaaataaatcaggaagaaaataataaaaattggctTAAGGTGATGGATGTGGAAGTTTATAGTTATagtcccaatacttgggaggttgaggcaggagacataggccagcagggctacacagtaagaccctattcTCAACAAAACGGAATAACTGCCTAAAGTGGAAATCTCAGGATTCAAGAAAGGAGGCTATGGGGAAGAACCCCGCTAAATAAAGCCAAGGCTAGACCAACCGAAGAGGCACCACAATAGGTGTCCAAAGAACCTCAGGGGAGCCATATGGGCCAGCACTGCCATTACTTACCCCAGCTGCAAGGTATTGTCTTTAATCGGGAAGCAGATCCTCCTGCAGCAGCCAGCAGCACCCCTACCTATGCTAACTTTCCTTCTTGGGCCCCACCCTGTGAAACCAGTGATAATTGGGTCCCTCTATGGGCCAATATGGGCTCAGACTACATGTCTCTGCCCAGGTCAAGAGTGATCAGTGGGGCGTCTGCAGACAGCACCCTAATACagcccccttcttttctcttgggTGGAATACTCTCTAAGAGGCACCATGCCCCTGAGCCATTCAGGAGAGTCTTTCAGTAAACTGTGTATATTACTAGGAAAACTGAGATATGGTGAGCAAGACTACCCAGACAGGAGCCCTCCTCAGCACACTGGCTCTGTGCAGGCCTGGGCAGTCAGCCAGTTCTATGGTAGCAATCTGCTATCGCTCCCCTTTCAAACCCCAAGCACCACCTTGTGGGTTTCTCTTGGTAAGCAGAGTCAGGGTAATCATGTCACTATGTGCTGGGCAAGTCCCAACAGTGTCCATCCACGCCAAGGAGCGCAGACAGTGGAGACAGCGGGAGAGCGGCCACAACTCCCCAACTTTACGCAGTCCTCACGTGGTGATCCACAGACATGGACACCAATGCTTCTGCCTCATAGAACAGTCAGGAGAATGGGCAGAAGCCAGTTGCAGGTGCCCTTGGAAGGAAGATGGCATCAACGCATCTGCAGGGCTTTGTCTCAGACTTCTagagagcagcagctggcagcaaCATCTGAGATTTTCCAGGGTACAAAGGAGTTGGCCTTGCCATCAGTGCCTACTGAAGGGTTGGGGGAAGGCACAGCATGGGGAGCTCAGTGACCTGGGTCAGGATTTCCCATGGGACAGGACAAGGAGGCCTGCTGGAGCTGGTCACTGCCATGCTCTCTTGGTCTAACTACCCTAACCTTCATCCTGCCCTATCATAGAAACCTCCTTAAATTGGCATGACCTTGACCTGAGCCACAGCTCAGTAACTATGGTTCCCAGAAAGTGAAGCAGCAGCATGCCTATTTCTACCACTATGGGGTGGGGAGATGCAGCACAGATTTACCCCAGAAGATGAACAGAAGGCCTTGTGAGTAAAACCTGAGCATAACCAGGTCCCTTGGTCTCCCCAGACCAGATCCCACACTGCCCAGCTGGGTCTGTGGCTGTGACTAAGAGCCTCTCACTCTTGGGTCACTGTCTGCGTGTAGACAACACAACCCAGCCCAGCCCGGAGCCCTGAGAGCTCAGATAAGCTTCCTGTgccagggaaggaaggacagggtcgtggggagggaggagaaagaaagtggtTTGGCTGTGGCTGTGTCTGTATCCTTGACTATGTGGGATCCAGGACTGGAGCATCAGTCTCCTGCTCTTGAAGCTCTGGCCACTGCGGCACTGGAGGCAGACAACTGACAATCTCTCTAGCTTGGGGAGCATGGCTCCAAGAGTGTGCAATTGTGTGTGCTTTACTCCTGGAGAGGAATTACCCGCAGCCCAAAGGGAGTGAGTGGCACTAGACATCTTCTGCCTGTCTTCTCGTTCTCTCTCTATGACTGCATGTCTATGTCTATCCCAAGTGCCCATTGCCAGCACAGCAGGGCCGGGAGCAAGTTCCTCTGCCCGCTGCCCTGCTATGAAAGTCTAGGGCACTAGAAGGGTTACCCTCTGTAGGCTGAGATAAGTGggtgggcaggaagcagagacgggTATCCTGCTGTGTAAACTGAGACAGTCATGCCTGGGAGGGTGGAGCTCTGTCCTGGTCTTGCTTCTAACAGCAATGCCTGACAACTAAGATCAGAATAGGAGTCAGAGGGAGGGGACAAAAGTGGCTCAAGGCACAGCAGGGCTGAGTTACGTGGGTGCCGCATTATTTAGTTAAGACAGGGTCtaatgtaacccaggctggccttaaactccctaTATTGTCAATAACCTTCAAGTTCTGaaccccctgcctccacctcctagtGCTAGAATTACGGGGTGGATCATCACGCTTGGTTTTAGAGGTGCTGTTTCGAGCGGTACAGCAAGGCACACTGCGAATGGTTCCTAAAGAAAAGGGTGGCGAGGGGGGTCCTAGCAGCCATTACATACACACAGTGGACAGCAGACTGTGGGTCCCTGCATAGCACCACTGGCCAGCCCCTCCCTTGGGAAACTGAAGCCAAAAAGACTCTTCGTAGGAGCACCTGGGAACAGTCCCGAGCACAGCAGCTCAGACTTCGGCGTCTTGCCTGAGCAAGGAGCAACGGGCGACCAGCTCCCAAGTGGTGGGCACAAGTCTATCCCCAGACAAGGCCAGACCCAGGGAGCCTGCAGCTCCATGGTCAGTCAGGGCCAGGTCTTCCCTACCTGCTCATCCCATGGCTCGCTTCCCAAGCATGCCCAGGGTAGCAACGTCATCACCAATAACCTAGATTTTAACCAAGAAATCGCACACCCCCTTCTCTGCCCCACTTACGGGCCTGctgaggagaaagacacaaggaaACCTAGACTGTACACAGGGGCCAACAGAGCAGGGCCGGCCTCACGGCCTGTTTTCCCGCACACCCCATCACCACAAAATGGGTCAGGCAGGATTCCCTCCTGATACCCAAGCCCCACAGAACAGCCTTGGAGAGATCTCTGCCCCACAGCCCCTAAAACTGAGAACTGTCTGTGAACCAAGAGAGCTGAAGTGTTCCATTCTACAGAACCTTCCAAGGCCACTGTCCAGCTGGCTCCTCAGAAAACCTGTTGAAGCAACTGTCCCTGTGTAGGCAAGGTTAAGGAGTCTGACTGGTCAAGCATCGAAGAGCAAGTTTAACACACGGATACGGCATACATTTTGCTCTGTTCCCACTCTCCCAAACTCCATAGCCAAAGCTACCCCAGGAGGCAGGGGCTGTACAAGGATGGTCCTGAGGGACGAGTGAGATCGGACCCTTTCCTGGCTCTGTGGAATCCCAGAGAGCAGACCCCCTGCAGAGTTGTGTTCATCCATCAGTGTGGTGTGGAAAAGAGACTAAAGTAACAACTCCTACACTACAGAAACTGCCAAGCCTTGGGGTTCGGGAACCAAAGGTTTTTGGTTCTTCCCTGGCCTCCTAACAGTGGTCAGCAGGGGTGGAGGACCCCATACACTGGTGGTTTCCTTAGAGTGGGCCTGTCCACCCTGACCAGTCCAGTGGCTAGCATGTATCTTGCTATCAGGAGAAAACCAGCTACAGTCCTCACcatgaaaaggaaacagaagttaTCTATGCAGATCCAGGAAGGCCAAAGCCCAGTTCTGAAACACTTATACAAAAGTGCAAAACTCATTAAAGCCGAAGGGGACTCCTGGGCCAGAAACCTTCAGCTCCTTCACTTGTTCCATGCCAGGCAGAAACTCTCTGCACACTCACCATGCTACTACAACTCTGGCAGCCTAGTGCCCATCACCTCCTGCCTAACTCTCCCAGCCCACACCCCTTGCCTACAGCACAGTGATTCTACACCAGGTTGCCATCATCATACAGGCCCACTATGTAACATGCCCTCTGTAGGCTGTTTGCCAGGCCCTGCCATGTGTTACCTGCATAGTTTCCTGTGGCCTTAATGTACATCTGGCCGTACTGCTCCTCCACCATGGTATCATAGGCCTCGtcatcctcctcatcctcctcgtTGTGGTAGGAGGTGGGGCTGTCAGTGGTAGGTAGGCTGCTGGCCCCAGGACTGGTCCGCTCCCCCTGGGGATAGGGTACCTGCTGGATGTTGGGGATGAGAGTGGCCAGGCTTGGCACACCATAGTAGGAGACTCGAGGCAGCTTTAGAGGGGCTGTGCCAGGCGTCCCTGCAGCACCTGTAGCTACTGCCACACCATCTCGAGGGCCCGTCTCCAGTGGGCGCTTAGAAGCCAGGCCCGGGCCAGTGGCAGGCGGCATCTCCATGGCTTCATGCTTTACACGGGTCAGAAGTGGGATGGGCACGGAAGGGGATGCGACATAGGCAGCAGTGGCCGGTTGCAGCTGGTGGCAGGGACTCTGGGGCTCTGAGCTGGCATCCTCAATCATGGCGGTCTGCGAGTCACAGTGGGGTGAGCTCACCTTGAACATGAGGTCTGTGCCCCGCTCTACGATGTGCTGGATCTGCAGGAAGCCTGCTGTGTACATGACCACAAGCTGCTCACTGGCCGCCATGGTGAGCTTGCCCGTATAGCAGAAGGACAGAATCTGCTGGAAGCAAGCAGGCGGCACAGTGCCCGGCAGCTCGAAAGCACTCTTGCTATTACCACTGAAGAGGTCTCGGAAATAGAGGCTGCTGGCGGCCAGGACGGCACGGTGGGCCTTGAAGGCCTGGCCCTTGACCACAATGGACACATCACAGTAGAGGCCCAGCAGGCGCTGCTCATTCAGACAGCCAAGCACTGTGTTCCCGAAGTTGGGGATCTCGATGTGCAGCATCTGAGACATGGCGGGTGCCGGGGTTGGGTGGGCTTCAGACTCAGCGTGGGGCAGACTGGATGAGGCACATCTGTGGGGGAAGAGGACATTGTGGTCAATGAACTGCCAGAAGCCCCCA comes from the Microtus pennsylvanicus isolate mMicPen1 chromosome 9, mMicPen1.hap1, whole genome shotgun sequence genome and includes:
- the Nacc2 gene encoding nucleus accumbens-associated protein 2, encoding MSQMLHIEIPNFGNTVLGCLNEQRLLGLYCDVSIVVKGQAFKAHRAVLAASSLYFRDLFSGNSKSAFELPGTVPPACFQQILSFCYTGKLTMAASEQLVVMYTAGFLQIQHIVERGTDLMFKVSSPHCDSQTAMIEDASSEPQSPCHQLQPATAAYVASPSVPIPLLTRVKHEAMEMPPATGPGLASKRPLETGPRDGVAVATGAAGTPGTAPLKLPRVSYYGVPSLATLIPNIQQVPYPQGERTSPGASSLPTTDSPTSYHNEEDEEDDEAYDTMVEEQYGQMYIKATGNYAVQEKPEPVPLESRSCVLIRRDLVALPASLISQIGYRCHPKLYSEGDPGEKLELVAGSGVYITRGQLMNCHLCAGVKHKVLLRRLLATFFDRNTLANSCGTGIRSSTSDPSRKPLDSRVLNAVKLYCQNFAPSFKESEMNVIAADMCTNARRVRKRWLPKIKSMLPEGVEMYRTVMGASAASLPLDPEFPPAASQVFEQRIYAERRSDAATIVALRTDAVNVDLSSSANPAFEASEEADGAGSVIQEVAAPEPLPADGQSPPQAFEQGNTSSSRPQTPVATATRRPEGTYAGTL